In the genome of Podarcis raffonei isolate rPodRaf1 chromosome 17, rPodRaf1.pri, whole genome shotgun sequence, one region contains:
- the MISP3 gene encoding uncharacterized protein MISP3 isoform X1 yields MSTETLPLPPPAPGLCLRDQENSRVDAFRDMVESGTMAENVPIATPPDDSLVPSLDVATGSLAKDNVLQEPSTSGQEGNHFERGPPSPVKPPEGTEMAEVSKSPDQGQDDNYSAHQDKTPCRSPEQPNAEDAASLLAQGGHGSQSVCCDKMPDAQCPTGTLEQLAQEEEAGLNHCHEKNGAGPTDSLKQLEHGQEEKGTLLLHCVETSGVSSEQQNSTSTSNQVDLWEESGIVGSHSQDPASESLEEPELAAAASSEPPSISLPGTNSPKQSWEGDCLVFPSHHPSSAPCAEHQETFDTASVDQEVKPVCSETVEAGKEESTPRELGDQSQAAEEYLGNLNGQLFGEASVDHSQTTEKQDAQDAERTPAGLSLALIDSQPDVGTYCQQRAAGSDGDTPLQAAPRQSPVATGDSSGPAHWGLAPDCGRQEREGLAAEESSGAGNDSQAQGEAGAKAALETEKGEEASSSAGTGEATCVPESAKDLAGAKDPAVESPGLESPTGTRDPAGPQDQAGTMVLASTEDPLGARDRAGSQDLASTTCPVAVSEHDTSSPKPGDQSLLGARDPASAEDLVSPADPVCATSTPSRPSGTGGMDWTGNTTERTEALHPATETPIEREIRLHQEREEHLRRQRGLASPWGTQEYVEVRIRPILNQNVGPPMLPKEKERQWAGVQMQREIQRECQREEDLVQLGKVRGAYDRGTPQEMQEKMMIFEQHPSPEPPAPRKMLCSSPRGARGLSFAEANSTANMVIVDSGALLRAQWPLAERTPASANPFFCLRAKSPQSLLEQEVQEAQERERELQRQRHNLYGSALPCQAAEASAQDEETPSQPERPSCKKLDVTWPPPSPPETSQVNGLHQPERSPRILRRQRSALIQRWESGAVGNQDSED; encoded by the exons ATGAGCACCGAAActctgccactgcctcccccagctcCTGGGTTGTGCCTCAGAGACCAGGAGAACTCCAGGGTTGATGCATTCAGGGACATGGTGGAAAGTGGGACTATGGCTGAAAATGTCCCCATAGCCACCCCACCCGATGACTCCTTGGTCCCCTCGCTCGATGTTGCCACTGGTTCCCTTGCCAAGGACAATGTGCTGCAGGAACCGTCCACCTCAGGACAGGAGGGCAACCATTTTGAGAGGGGCCCCCCATCTCCAGTCAAGCCGCCAGAGGGGACTGAAATGGCAGAGGTCTCCAAGTCACCAGACCAAGGGCAGGATGACAACTATTCCGCTCACCAGGACAAGACACCCTGTCGCTCCCCAGAGCAACCGAATGCTGAGGATGCTGCAAGCCTGTTGGCCCAAGGGGGACATGGCAGCCAATCTGTGTGTTGCGACAAGATGCCGGACGCCCAGTGTCCTACTGGGACCTTGGAACAGCTGGCGCAAGAGGAGGAGGCCGGTCTGAATCACTGCCATGAGAAGAACGGAGCTGGGCCCACTGACTCCTTGAAACAGTTGGAGCATGgccaagaagaaaaaggaactcttcttcttcattgtgtGGAGACCTCAGGTGTTTCTTCGGAGCAACAGAACTCCACCAGCACCTCAAATCAAGTGGACCTATGGGAGGAGAGTGGCATTGTGGGTAGTCACAGCCAGGATCCTGCTTCAGAATCTCTAGAGGAACCTGAACTTGCCGCCGCTGCATCCTCTGAGCCACCCAGCATCTCGCTTCCGGGGACCAATTCCCCAAAGCAGTCATGGGAGGGAGATTGTTTGGTCTTTCCCAGCCACCATCCCAGCTCCGCTCCCTGTGCTGAGCATCAGGAGACGTTTGACACTGCCAGCGTTGATCAAGAGGTAAAACCAGTCTGCTCGGAAACGGTAGAGGCTGGCAAGGAGGAAAGCACGCCCAGGGAGCTGGGTGATCAGtcccaagctgcagaggaatatcTGGGTAACCTGAATGGGCAGTTATTTGGGGAGGCCTCGGTGGATCACTCTCAAACAACGGAGAAGCAAGATGCCCAAGATGCTGAACGTACCCCAGCCGGACTTTCACTGGCATTGATAGACTCTCAGCCAGATGTTGGCACCTATTGCCAGCAGAGGGCGGCAGGCTCAGATGGCGACACTCCCCTCCAGGCAGCTCCAAGGCAGTCTCCTGTGGCAACCGGTGACTCCTCTGGACCTGCCCACTGGGGCCTGGCTCCTGACTGTGGCAGGCAAGAGAGGGAAGGACTGGCTGCTGAGGAATCGAGCGGAGCCGGCAACGACAGCCAAGCCCAGGGTGAGGCTGGAGCCAAGGCTGCGCTGGAAActgagaagggagaggaggcgtCCAGCAGCGCTGGGACTGGGGAAGCCACCTGCGTTCCGGAGAGTGCAAAGGACCTAGCCGGTGCCAAAGATCCAGCCGTAGAATCACCTGGCTTGGAAAGCCCGACTGGCACAAGGGATCCAGCTGGTCCCCAAGACCAAGCTGGGACCATGGTACTAGCTAGCACTGAAGATCCACTTGGGGCCAGGGACAGAGCGGGCTCTCAAGATTTGGCCAGCACTACATGCCCAGTTGCTGTTTCGGAGCACGACACTTCCAGTCCGAAACCTGGAGACCAGTCGCTACTTGGTGCCAGGGACCCTGCCAGCGCAGAAGACCTGGTGAGCCCTGCAGACCCGGTCTGTGCCACATCCACGCCCAGCAGGCCCTCTGGGACTGGCGGCATGGACTGGACGGGAAACACCACGGAGCGTACGGAGGCCCTGCACCCTGCCACCGAGACCCCGATCGAGCGAGAGATCCGTCTCCACCAGGAACGGGAAGAGCACCTGCGGCGGCAAAGGGGCCTGGCTAGCCCCTGGGGCACTCAGGAGTATGTGGAGGTGCGCATCAGGCCTATCCTGAACCAGAACGTGGGGCCCCCCATGCTGCCCAAGGAGAAGGAGCGCCAGTGGGCCGGGGTTCAAATGCAGAGGGAGATCCAGAGGGAATGTCAACGTGAAGAGGACCTGGTCCAGCTGGGGAAGGTCAGGGGGGCCTACGACCGTGGCACCCCGCAAGAGATGCAGGAGAAGATGATGATTTTTGAACAGCATCCCAGCCCAGAACCTCCAGCCCCCAGGAAGATGCTGTGCAGCAGCCCCAGAGGGGCGAGGGGTCTCTCCTTTGCGGAGGCCAACAGCACCGCCAACATGGTCATCGTGGACTCTGGCGCTCTGCTGCGAGCCCAATGGCCGCTGGCCGAGAGAACCCCTGCCTCGGCCAACCCCTTCTTCTGCTTGCGTGCCAAAAGCCCCCAGTCTCTGCTGGAGCAGGAGGTCCAAGAAGCTCAGGAACGAGAGCGGGAGCTGCAGAGGCAGAGGCACAACCTGTACGGCTCAGCGTTGCCCTGCCAGGCTGCAGAGGCCTCAGCTCAGGATGAGGAGACCCCCAGCCAGCCAG AGAGACCTTCCTGCAAGAAGCTGGACGTCACCTGGCCCCCTCCAAGCCCTCCGGAGACCTCTCAGGTGAATGGCCTCCATCAG CCGGAGAGAAGCCCTCGAATCCTCCGCCGACAGAGGAGTGCCTTAATCCAGCGCTGGGAGTCGGGAGCTGTTGGCAACCAGGACAGTGAAGATTAG
- the MISP3 gene encoding uncharacterized protein MISP3 isoform X2 translates to MSTETLPLPPPAPGLCLRDQENSRVDAFRDMVESGTMAENVPIATPPDDSLVPSLDVATGSLAKDNVLQEPSTSGQEGNHFERGPPSPVKPPEGTEMAEVSKSPDQGQDDNYSAHQDKTPCRSPEQPNAEDAASLLAQGGHGSQSVCCDKMPDAQCPTGTLEQLAQEEEAGLNHCHEKNGAGPTDSLKQLEHGQEEKGTLLLHCVETSGVSSEQQNSTSTSNQVDLWEESGIVGSHSQDPASESLEEPELAAAASSEPPSISLPGTNSPKQSWEGDCLVFPSHHPSSAPCAEHQETFDTASVDQEVKPVCSETVEAGKEESTPRELGDQSQAAEEYLGNLNGQLFGEASVDHSQTTEKQDAQDAERTPAGLSLALIDSQPDVGTYCQQRAAGSDGDTPLQAAPRQSPVATGDSSGPAHWGLAPDCGRQEREGLAAEESSGAGNDSQAQGEAGAKAALETEKGEEASSSAGTGEATCVPESAKDLAGAKDPAVESPGLESPTGTRDPAGPQDQAGTMVLASTEDPLGARDRAGSQDLASTTCPVAVSEHDTSSPKPGDQSLLGARDPASAEDLVSPADPVCATSTPSRPSGTGGMDWTGNTTERTEALHPATETPIEREIRLHQEREEHLRRQRGLASPWGTQEYVEVRIRPILNQNVGPPMLPKEKERQWAGVQMQREIQRECQREEDLVQLGKVRGAYDRGTPQEMQEKMMIFEQHPSPEPPAPRKMLCSSPRGARGLSFAEANSTANMVIVDSGALLRAQWPLAERTPASANPFFCLRAKSPQSLLEQEVQEAQERERELQRQRHNLYGSALPCQAAEASAQDEETPSQPERPSCKKLDVTWPPPSPPETSQPERSPRILRRQRSALIQRWESGAVGNQDSED, encoded by the exons ATGAGCACCGAAActctgccactgcctcccccagctcCTGGGTTGTGCCTCAGAGACCAGGAGAACTCCAGGGTTGATGCATTCAGGGACATGGTGGAAAGTGGGACTATGGCTGAAAATGTCCCCATAGCCACCCCACCCGATGACTCCTTGGTCCCCTCGCTCGATGTTGCCACTGGTTCCCTTGCCAAGGACAATGTGCTGCAGGAACCGTCCACCTCAGGACAGGAGGGCAACCATTTTGAGAGGGGCCCCCCATCTCCAGTCAAGCCGCCAGAGGGGACTGAAATGGCAGAGGTCTCCAAGTCACCAGACCAAGGGCAGGATGACAACTATTCCGCTCACCAGGACAAGACACCCTGTCGCTCCCCAGAGCAACCGAATGCTGAGGATGCTGCAAGCCTGTTGGCCCAAGGGGGACATGGCAGCCAATCTGTGTGTTGCGACAAGATGCCGGACGCCCAGTGTCCTACTGGGACCTTGGAACAGCTGGCGCAAGAGGAGGAGGCCGGTCTGAATCACTGCCATGAGAAGAACGGAGCTGGGCCCACTGACTCCTTGAAACAGTTGGAGCATGgccaagaagaaaaaggaactcttcttcttcattgtgtGGAGACCTCAGGTGTTTCTTCGGAGCAACAGAACTCCACCAGCACCTCAAATCAAGTGGACCTATGGGAGGAGAGTGGCATTGTGGGTAGTCACAGCCAGGATCCTGCTTCAGAATCTCTAGAGGAACCTGAACTTGCCGCCGCTGCATCCTCTGAGCCACCCAGCATCTCGCTTCCGGGGACCAATTCCCCAAAGCAGTCATGGGAGGGAGATTGTTTGGTCTTTCCCAGCCACCATCCCAGCTCCGCTCCCTGTGCTGAGCATCAGGAGACGTTTGACACTGCCAGCGTTGATCAAGAGGTAAAACCAGTCTGCTCGGAAACGGTAGAGGCTGGCAAGGAGGAAAGCACGCCCAGGGAGCTGGGTGATCAGtcccaagctgcagaggaatatcTGGGTAACCTGAATGGGCAGTTATTTGGGGAGGCCTCGGTGGATCACTCTCAAACAACGGAGAAGCAAGATGCCCAAGATGCTGAACGTACCCCAGCCGGACTTTCACTGGCATTGATAGACTCTCAGCCAGATGTTGGCACCTATTGCCAGCAGAGGGCGGCAGGCTCAGATGGCGACACTCCCCTCCAGGCAGCTCCAAGGCAGTCTCCTGTGGCAACCGGTGACTCCTCTGGACCTGCCCACTGGGGCCTGGCTCCTGACTGTGGCAGGCAAGAGAGGGAAGGACTGGCTGCTGAGGAATCGAGCGGAGCCGGCAACGACAGCCAAGCCCAGGGTGAGGCTGGAGCCAAGGCTGCGCTGGAAActgagaagggagaggaggcgtCCAGCAGCGCTGGGACTGGGGAAGCCACCTGCGTTCCGGAGAGTGCAAAGGACCTAGCCGGTGCCAAAGATCCAGCCGTAGAATCACCTGGCTTGGAAAGCCCGACTGGCACAAGGGATCCAGCTGGTCCCCAAGACCAAGCTGGGACCATGGTACTAGCTAGCACTGAAGATCCACTTGGGGCCAGGGACAGAGCGGGCTCTCAAGATTTGGCCAGCACTACATGCCCAGTTGCTGTTTCGGAGCACGACACTTCCAGTCCGAAACCTGGAGACCAGTCGCTACTTGGTGCCAGGGACCCTGCCAGCGCAGAAGACCTGGTGAGCCCTGCAGACCCGGTCTGTGCCACATCCACGCCCAGCAGGCCCTCTGGGACTGGCGGCATGGACTGGACGGGAAACACCACGGAGCGTACGGAGGCCCTGCACCCTGCCACCGAGACCCCGATCGAGCGAGAGATCCGTCTCCACCAGGAACGGGAAGAGCACCTGCGGCGGCAAAGGGGCCTGGCTAGCCCCTGGGGCACTCAGGAGTATGTGGAGGTGCGCATCAGGCCTATCCTGAACCAGAACGTGGGGCCCCCCATGCTGCCCAAGGAGAAGGAGCGCCAGTGGGCCGGGGTTCAAATGCAGAGGGAGATCCAGAGGGAATGTCAACGTGAAGAGGACCTGGTCCAGCTGGGGAAGGTCAGGGGGGCCTACGACCGTGGCACCCCGCAAGAGATGCAGGAGAAGATGATGATTTTTGAACAGCATCCCAGCCCAGAACCTCCAGCCCCCAGGAAGATGCTGTGCAGCAGCCCCAGAGGGGCGAGGGGTCTCTCCTTTGCGGAGGCCAACAGCACCGCCAACATGGTCATCGTGGACTCTGGCGCTCTGCTGCGAGCCCAATGGCCGCTGGCCGAGAGAACCCCTGCCTCGGCCAACCCCTTCTTCTGCTTGCGTGCCAAAAGCCCCCAGTCTCTGCTGGAGCAGGAGGTCCAAGAAGCTCAGGAACGAGAGCGGGAGCTGCAGAGGCAGAGGCACAACCTGTACGGCTCAGCGTTGCCCTGCCAGGCTGCAGAGGCCTCAGCTCAGGATGAGGAGACCCCCAGCCAGCCAG AGAGACCTTCCTGCAAGAAGCTGGACGTCACCTGGCCCCCTCCAAGCCCTCCGGAGACCTCTCAG CCGGAGAGAAGCCCTCGAATCCTCCGCCGACAGAGGAGTGCCTTAATCCAGCGCTGGGAGTCGGGAGCTGTTGGCAACCAGGACAGTGAAGATTAG